From one Pedobacter faecalis genomic stretch:
- a CDS encoding SRPBCC family protein, giving the protein MDKQTLKFEIIKGLILSNAFAFSSIAIASFLKPDSNVLVYTEFVVVPLLMGIICAWCWRDLGIKSRVLVLLSCLNGLIGVLLSAVFLGEGVICLLIVSPLIFTFIITGLFTGRAIFKKRNQNLNVSVVSLLLLLFFVDTASRHHYENLVSDVIIVDAPPEKVWKHVVAFDRIEEEGNYWLFKMGMPSPVAASVDGYYEGAGRKCIFSNGYIFDEKMVTYKPAENLTFEIVQQPRDPEIMGHIDILRGQFILKDNGNGTTTLTGNSWYRLHVFPVWYYDLWAKSITRNVHLRVMDHIKYLSEK; this is encoded by the coding sequence ATGGACAAACAAACACTCAAATTCGAAATAATCAAAGGTCTCATCCTTTCAAACGCTTTTGCATTTAGTAGCATAGCGATAGCAAGCTTTTTAAAGCCTGATTCAAACGTTCTGGTATATACAGAATTTGTTGTTGTCCCTTTATTGATGGGTATTATTTGCGCCTGGTGCTGGAGAGATTTGGGAATTAAAAGTAGGGTATTGGTTCTGCTTTCCTGCTTAAATGGGTTGATTGGCGTGCTTTTGAGTGCTGTCTTTCTCGGAGAAGGAGTGATCTGCCTGCTTATCGTATCTCCGCTCATTTTCACTTTCATTATTACGGGTCTGTTTACCGGCAGGGCGATATTTAAAAAGCGTAACCAGAACTTAAACGTGAGTGTAGTCTCGCTGTTGTTATTGCTGTTTTTTGTGGATACAGCGTCCAGACACCACTATGAAAATTTGGTATCGGATGTGATCATAGTTGATGCTCCGCCAGAAAAGGTCTGGAAGCATGTAGTAGCTTTCGATAGAATAGAGGAAGAGGGAAATTACTGGTTATTTAAGATGGGCATGCCAAGTCCTGTTGCCGCCAGCGTTGATGGTTACTACGAGGGGGCCGGACGAAAATGTATATTCAGCAACGGATACATTTTCGATGAAAAAATGGTTACTTACAAGCCCGCTGAGAATTTGACTTTTGAAATTGTTCAGCAACCACGCGACCCCGAAATTATGGGGCACATAGATATCCTGCGCGGGCAATTTATCTTAAAGGACAACGGGAACGGAACGACAACGCTGACAGGCAACAGCTGGTACAGGCTTCATGTATTTCCTGTGTGGTATTATGATTTGTGGGCCAAAAGCATTACCCGGAATGTTCATCTGCGCGTAATGGATCATATAAAGTACCTTAGCGAAAAGTAA
- a CDS encoding GbsR/MarR family transcriptional regulator, with the protein MELVEAKKKFIETWGKLGSEWGINRTMAQVHALLLITPEALTTEEIMETLSISRGNANMTLRDLIGWGLVEKQHKAGERKEYFFADKDTWNIARQVAKERRKRELDPVLKALDELSKVEGNAKDPEYVTFNKSVTDIHKLAKNVDRTLDTMLKAEENWFWGSIFKIFK; encoded by the coding sequence ATGGAGCTAGTAGAAGCAAAGAAAAAGTTTATTGAGACGTGGGGCAAGTTAGGATCTGAGTGGGGGATTAACCGAACCATGGCACAAGTCCATGCTTTGCTTCTTATAACACCCGAGGCTCTCACGACAGAGGAGATAATGGAAACGTTAAGTATCTCAAGAGGAAATGCAAATATGACCCTAAGAGATTTAATAGGTTGGGGGTTGGTTGAGAAGCAACATAAGGCAGGAGAGCGTAAAGAATATTTTTTTGCTGATAAGGACACCTGGAACATTGCCCGTCAGGTAGCTAAAGAGCGAAGGAAAAGAGAATTAGACCCAGTTTTAAAAGCCCTGGATGAATTGTCAAAAGTAGAGGGGAATGCTAAAGATCCTGAATATGTGACCTTTAATAAGTCGGTTACCGATATACATAAGTTAGCTAAGAATGTAGATCGAACACTTGACACTATGCTAAAAGCAGAGGAAAACTGGTTTTGGGGATCTATATTCAAAATATTCAAGTAG
- a CDS encoding PAS domain-containing protein gives MNHILRPPDKIKNYQGYMVFMLTIIWSAVTALVVVFGLFYFPQLKSRWAILLGVTLLIAIVNLSLNYYGHTRKASWSLTIMLWLYITVPCYSAGGIFAPGILSQMAVILTAGFLLGRRGGLAIGLLTIAADFALALLEVKGQLPAPTVVHDPISRWISAMIPIITILVMQYYAINHLRSSLRSMQRETLKRRTAVAQREQAFNELVEREKELEDYKYALDISSIVAISNVDGAFLYVNENFCKVSKYSAEELIGKTHDILFSGYHPPEYFDELGAALMEGKPYRGEFCNKAKDGSYYWVDTTIVPFVNDEGEVYQYISINSDITAKKEAVQQLRINKERYKSIIEVSNIGAWEYDLDTQRVWYSSQYFSMLGFDRPEGSWEDTLGISWVDRLHPDDRENAVRIFNEFLNGTSTDLYENFFRMRHKSGDWVWIWSRARKLQDHRGNLTNISLGTHTDISARVKAEQKTKESEQLIRKITSQVPGNTYMFEIEETGKLNFLFVNRGTEEYNFTADLADISRNPDKILEVWHEDDRSLFVENMKKAYKTERPISFQYRIVVDGVIRWRWLQAVPEKDQEGKVVWYGATRDVTALVDYIASAEQILYDISHVLRRPICSMLGITTLISEGNLSPDEALDLARQMHPVAKELDKFMKELNQVYEQKKHVDQLNINFAALVDKRNSLFERDD, from the coding sequence ATGAACCATATTTTACGTCCACCGGATAAGATCAAGAACTATCAGGGTTATATGGTCTTTATGCTGACCATTATTTGGTCGGCAGTCACGGCTTTGGTCGTGGTGTTCGGCCTTTTCTACTTTCCGCAACTGAAGTCGAGATGGGCAATATTGTTAGGTGTGACCTTGTTAATTGCTATAGTTAACCTAAGCCTGAACTATTATGGGCACACCCGCAAGGCGAGTTGGTCGCTCACCATCATGCTATGGCTGTACATCACCGTGCCATGCTATTCGGCCGGGGGGATATTTGCGCCCGGAATATTATCGCAAATGGCAGTCATTCTTACTGCCGGGTTTTTGCTCGGGCGAAGGGGCGGCCTGGCAATTGGTCTGCTGACCATCGCAGCAGATTTTGCACTGGCTTTGCTCGAAGTTAAGGGCCAGTTACCTGCGCCAACGGTAGTTCACGATCCGATCAGCAGGTGGATCAGCGCTATGATTCCCATCATAACCATATTGGTGATGCAGTATTACGCGATCAACCATCTACGGAGCAGCCTGAGATCGATGCAGCGGGAAACCTTGAAGCGCAGAACGGCTGTAGCCCAGCGGGAACAGGCCTTCAATGAACTCGTTGAGCGGGAAAAGGAACTGGAAGACTATAAATATGCTTTAGACATTTCGTCTATAGTGGCGATATCTAATGTTGACGGTGCCTTTTTGTACGTGAACGAGAATTTCTGCAAAGTGAGCAAATACAGCGCTGAAGAACTTATAGGAAAGACTCACGATATCCTTTTTTCAGGATATCATCCACCCGAGTATTTCGACGAATTAGGCGCCGCGCTTATGGAGGGTAAGCCTTACAGAGGAGAATTTTGCAACAAGGCAAAGGATGGCTCCTACTATTGGGTCGACACTACGATCGTACCGTTTGTGAACGACGAAGGCGAGGTATATCAATACATATCGATAAACAGCGATATCACGGCGAAAAAGGAGGCGGTGCAGCAGCTTAGGATAAACAAAGAAAGATACAAATCCATCATAGAGGTTTCCAATATAGGCGCATGGGAATATGACCTCGACACACAGCGGGTATGGTATAGCTCACAATATTTTTCTATGCTGGGGTTCGACAGACCTGAGGGAAGCTGGGAGGATACGCTGGGCATATCATGGGTGGATCGTCTTCACCCCGACGACCGCGAAAATGCTGTGCGGATTTTCAATGAGTTCCTGAATGGCACTTCTACCGATCTGTATGAGAATTTCTTTCGGATGCGGCATAAGTCGGGCGACTGGGTCTGGATCTGGTCGCGCGCCAGGAAGCTCCAGGACCACCGTGGCAACCTTACGAATATTAGTTTAGGTACACATACCGATATTTCGGCCAGGGTAAAAGCGGAACAAAAGACGAAGGAGAGCGAACAGCTCATCAGAAAGATCACGAGCCAGGTACCGGGAAATACCTATATGTTCGAAATTGAGGAAACCGGCAAACTGAATTTCCTTTTTGTAAACCGTGGAACTGAGGAATACAATTTTACGGCCGATTTAGCGGATATTTCAAGAAATCCAGACAAGATACTGGAAGTCTGGCATGAGGACGACCGCAGTCTTTTTGTGGAGAACATGAAGAAGGCCTATAAAACGGAAAGACCAATAAGCTTTCAATACCGGATTGTGGTAGACGGTGTGATTCGCTGGCGCTGGCTTCAGGCAGTACCGGAAAAAGATCAGGAAGGAAAAGTTGTTTGGTATGGCGCAACCCGCGATGTCACCGCTTTGGTTGACTATATCGCCTCCGCGGAACAGATCCTATATGATATTTCCCATGTACTGCGCCGTCCGATCTGCTCAATGCTAGGCATAACTACGCTGATCAGCGAGGGCAATCTTAGTCCTGATGAAGCTCTTGACCTTGCCAGGCAAATGCATCCTGTGGCAAAGGAACTTGACAAGTTTATGAAAGAGCTAAATCAGGTGTATGAGCAGAAAAAACATGTCGACCAGCTAAACATTAACTTCGCTGCGCTTGTGGATAAACGCAATTCATTATTTGAGCGCGACGACTAG
- a CDS encoding SDR family oxidoreductase translates to MNNSLKGQVALVTGGTKGIGKAIAETLSNRGAQVVITARTAPEENIEGQHFISADLTQPESAATLSKEILEKYGRIDIIVNNAGANLSPGGGFSVLSDEHWNNDWQLNFMSVVRVNKALLPTMIEQKSGVIINISTGSAKQPIWEMTMSYSSAKAALNVYSKALASELGAKGIRVNVVSPGAIKTPLMMEFIDNIAKSSNITSDEAFKAVMDKVGVPLGRMGEPEEIASLVAFLGSPEAKYITGANYSVDGGALPTV, encoded by the coding sequence ATGAATAATTCATTAAAAGGACAGGTTGCGCTGGTAACAGGCGGAACAAAAGGTATTGGCAAGGCCATTGCCGAAACATTAAGTAACCGTGGTGCTCAAGTGGTGATTACAGCACGAACTGCACCGGAAGAAAACATCGAGGGACAGCATTTTATATCCGCAGATCTGACCCAACCCGAAAGTGCAGCCACCCTTTCCAAAGAGATTTTAGAGAAATACGGAAGGATAGATATTATTGTAAATAACGCAGGAGCGAACTTAAGTCCCGGAGGCGGTTTTAGCGTGCTGTCAGACGAACACTGGAACAACGACTGGCAGCTCAATTTTATGTCGGTAGTCCGCGTGAATAAAGCTTTGCTGCCCACCATGATCGAGCAAAAAAGCGGGGTGATCATCAACATTTCTACTGGTTCGGCAAAGCAACCGATCTGGGAAATGACCATGTCCTATTCATCTGCAAAAGCAGCCCTAAACGTTTACAGCAAAGCACTGGCAAGCGAACTTGGCGCAAAAGGTATACGTGTAAACGTCGTTTCGCCAGGGGCGATAAAAACCCCGCTAATGATGGAGTTTATAGACAACATCGCAAAATCCTCAAACATCACATCAGATGAAGCCTTCAAAGCGGTAATGGATAAAGTAGGTGTTCCTCTCGGCAGGATGGGCGAACCGGAAGAGATAGCCAGCCTTGTAGCCTTCCTGGGCTCTCCGGAAGCGAAATATATTACGGGTGCAAATTATTCGGTCGACGGCGGCGCATTGCCAACGGTCTAA
- a CDS encoding type II toxin-antitoxin system RelE/ParE family toxin, with the protein MGLHIEVSETAIATFGDIQEQIRGRLGNKAAKDFEKNMIRTFETLSNSPYMFKETAGDPNIRKGLIKKASSFFYKVTEHQIEILFFWDNRQEPVF; encoded by the coding sequence GTGGGCCTACATATTGAAGTCTCTGAAACTGCCATAGCGACATTTGGCGATATACAGGAGCAAATTAGAGGAAGGCTAGGAAATAAAGCAGCAAAAGACTTTGAGAAAAACATGATCAGAACGTTTGAAACGTTGAGCAACTCTCCCTATATGTTTAAGGAAACTGCCGGAGATCCCAACATTCGAAAAGGACTTATCAAGAAAGCATCCTCGTTCTTCTATAAAGTCACTGAGCATCAAATTGAAATATTATTCTTTTGGGATAACAGGCAGGAACCTGTTTTTTAA
- a CDS encoding TIGR01777 family oxidoreductase, which translates to MKYNKIVLAGGSGYLGQVLSKYYRYLAKEVIVLGRKNKASEGNIRTVLWDGVNDGEWKNTLNGADLLINLCGKNVNCRYTEENKAEIIYSRVIPTALLGSVIAELEHPPRVWINITSATIYRHAEDCPQDEEAGDIGYGFSIDVCRQWEETFFNTNTPLTRKIALRMGIVFGRKDGAFPRLLNLVKFGLGGKQGDGQQYVSWVHEQDAAKCTEWLLNREELNGVINCTAPEPIKNSQLMGLIRNAYGVPFGLPAPAWLLEIGAKVIGTETELILKSRWVLPKRLLDSGYSFLFPKPEYAVKDLLSTRTN; encoded by the coding sequence ATGAAATACAACAAAATAGTGCTCGCCGGAGGCAGCGGATACCTAGGCCAGGTGTTAAGCAAATATTATAGATATCTTGCAAAGGAAGTAATTGTCCTTGGCAGGAAAAATAAGGCCTCAGAAGGCAACATCCGGACGGTGCTTTGGGATGGAGTTAACGACGGGGAATGGAAAAACACTTTGAACGGTGCTGACCTGCTGATTAATTTGTGCGGTAAAAATGTGAACTGCAGGTATACGGAAGAAAATAAAGCTGAAATTATCTATTCTAGAGTAATTCCAACCGCACTTTTAGGAAGTGTGATTGCCGAGTTGGAGCATCCGCCTAGGGTATGGATCAACATCACTTCCGCTACGATTTACAGACATGCAGAAGATTGTCCACAAGACGAGGAAGCCGGTGATATTGGCTATGGATTCTCCATTGATGTGTGTCGGCAATGGGAAGAGACTTTTTTTAATACCAATACGCCTCTTACCCGAAAAATTGCTTTGCGGATGGGCATAGTGTTCGGTCGTAAAGACGGAGCTTTCCCTCGTTTGCTCAATCTTGTAAAATTCGGCCTCGGAGGCAAGCAAGGAGATGGTCAACAGTATGTCTCCTGGGTACACGAGCAAGATGCCGCAAAGTGCACCGAATGGTTATTGAACCGCGAAGAACTTAATGGTGTAATTAATTGCACAGCGCCAGAACCCATAAAAAATTCTCAACTGATGGGATTGATCCGCAATGCATATGGCGTTCCGTTTGGTTTACCCGCACCTGCCTGGCTACTTGAAATTGGGGCAAAGGTGATTGGAACTGAAACGGAACTGATCTTAAAAAGTAGGTGGGTTTTACCTAAACGCCTTTTGGATAGTGGCTATTCTTTTCTTTTCCCAAAGCCGGAATATGCGGTTAAAGACCTTTTAAGTACTAGAACAAACTAG
- a CDS encoding DUF2683 family protein: protein MATIVVHPEKDQLKAVKAFLKALNVPFEEKEEKLPQHVIDGIQKGQEDIKAGRSISFDEFKHRLASR, encoded by the coding sequence ATGGCAACCATCGTAGTACACCCCGAGAAAGATCAACTAAAAGCTGTGAAGGCTTTTTTGAAAGCCCTGAATGTTCCCTTTGAAGAAAAAGAAGAGAAATTGCCGCAGCATGTAATTGATGGTATCCAGAAAGGTCAGGAAGATATAAAAGCAGGTCGCAGTATATCGTTTGATGAATTTAAACATAGACTAGCTTCGCGGTAG
- a CDS encoding luciferase domain-containing protein, giving the protein MFQFVVRHFGFLKNVPLLPHVFESLLKLHTFILRSHLLDAFDHIEAEVMRWDGTTICMHKYGGMQFNVAKKEIGHLHGNGILDVLYSRKVKTLLVEEGKVTDHHTFKKSGWVSFQIVSPEDTAYAIKLLKLSYSMKRFLIFLILLVPAALYAQKPTAQYVKALYKKYPTQKSDLCPSCLLWVNPYFKSIGDTVDHKPVLTYYVYTKAHRIEQEKIRLPRTGANAAWHSVYGQPNETAVYKEANRIIGKPNSAEMISKGHCQAWILMAWNQDAAILSNTYTFNAGMQYQGQNTGTQFATEELCRMLTGYKTNAVTDSVKIWCGTFGSQATYKKQEVKAIVPEYYYKVIEYNDKVSGTKVTQCYWMPNRPDAKRASLISCQISYAELTARLGFDPRAIFNEY; this is encoded by the coding sequence ATGTTTCAGTTTGTTGTCCGCCATTTCGGGTTTCTCAAGAATGTCCCCTTATTGCCGCATGTCTTTGAAAGTCTGCTAAAATTGCACACCTTTATCTTAAGAAGCCACCTTTTGGATGCTTTTGATCATATTGAAGCTGAAGTTATGCGCTGGGATGGAACCACAATTTGTATGCATAAGTATGGCGGAATGCAGTTTAATGTTGCTAAAAAGGAAATCGGACATTTGCATGGCAACGGAATACTGGATGTATTATATAGCCGAAAAGTTAAAACCTTGCTGGTTGAAGAAGGCAAGGTGACCGATCATCATACTTTTAAAAAGTCTGGTTGGGTTAGTTTTCAGATAGTTAGTCCGGAAGATACCGCTTATGCCATAAAATTACTGAAGCTTAGTTACTCTATGAAGCGTTTCCTCATATTCCTCATACTTTTAGTACCAGCAGCACTTTATGCGCAGAAGCCAACCGCTCAATACGTAAAAGCCCTTTACAAGAAATATCCTACCCAGAAATCTGACCTTTGTCCCTCTTGCTTGCTCTGGGTCAATCCTTATTTCAAGTCGATTGGCGACACGGTGGACCATAAGCCTGTTTTGACTTATTATGTTTACACAAAAGCGCATCGGATTGAACAGGAAAAAATCCGGCTTCCCCGGACTGGTGCTAACGCAGCCTGGCATTCTGTGTACGGCCAGCCCAACGAAACCGCTGTTTATAAGGAAGCAAATAGAATTATAGGTAAACCCAATTCGGCCGAGATGATCTCAAAAGGCCATTGCCAGGCCTGGATACTCATGGCCTGGAATCAGGATGCGGCGATCTTGTCGAATACCTATACTTTTAACGCTGGTATGCAGTATCAGGGGCAGAATACCGGAACTCAATTTGCTACTGAAGAATTATGCCGCATGCTTACCGGCTATAAAACTAATGCGGTTACCGATAGCGTTAAGATCTGGTGTGGGACATTTGGGAGTCAGGCCACTTACAAAAAGCAGGAGGTTAAAGCAATTGTCCCTGAGTATTATTATAAGGTTATTGAATATAATGATAAGGTATCGGGTACGAAGGTCACTCAATGCTATTGGATGCCAAATAGACCCGATGCTAAGCGCGCTAGTTTAATCAGCTGTCAGATATCCTACGCTGAGTTGACCGCTCGGTTGGGCTTCGACCCGAGGGCTATCTTTAATGAGTATTAG